Proteins co-encoded in one Juglans regia cultivar Chandler chromosome 16, Walnut 2.0, whole genome shotgun sequence genomic window:
- the LOC108993451 gene encoding uncharacterized protein LOC108993451, translating into MIDAASGGVLVDKIPEASRNLKANMAANSQQFGTRLDLPSKLVNEVNISSLEQQIARLTSLVHQMVVGNMQMAKACGICSVVGHPTDMCPTLQEEPIEQVNAAGGFPGQPQRKCYPYLSTYNLRWRDHPNLSYGNPQVNQPATQNRPRDEGQYSKFGQSNGQMATTISQREVQSSGKLPSQTVVNPRENTTAIILRSGKEVEIPVKAAPASSKQEKEINVIADRNVPNDDDLPKCKFSPLSDYKPVPVFPQALAESSKDEQNKDLYETFHRYENKYLIRKQKLKGCEKVRVGENVSAVIQRKLHAKCKDPGIFTIPWTIGNTRFEKAVIDLGASINVMPYSLYASLKLGPLNKIGVVIQLANRSNAYPKGVLEDVLVQINDLVFPTDFYMLDMENGDQIAPILLGRPFLKTSKTKIDVHSGTLTKEFDGEIVKFNIYDVMKYVGDDNLVCSIDVIDYLVQEVFELDRKNGLEVFISKHLEKENEELALSTDLQKTIAALNDFPKL; encoded by the exons ATGATTGATGCTGCTAGTGGAGGAGTTTTGGTGGATAAAATTCCCGAGGCCTCGAGAAACTTGAAAGCAAATATGGCGGCTAATTCTCAACAATTTGGCACAAGGCTTGACCTTCCATCTAAGCTTGTTAATGAGGTAAATATTTCCTCCCTTGAGCAACAAATTGCGAGGCTAACTTCTCTTGTTCATCAAATGGTTGTAGGTAATATGCAAATGGCGAAAGCTTGTGGGATTTGTTCGGTAGTAGGGCATCCAACCGATATGTGCCCAACTCTTCAAGAGGAGCCCATTGAGCAAGTGAATGCGGCAGGTGGTTTTCCTGGACAACCGCAAAGGAAGTGTTATCCCTATTTGAGCACGTATAACCTGAGATGGAGGGATCACCCCAATCTTAGCTATGGGAATCCACAAGTAAATCAGCCCGCAACTCAAAACCGTCCAA GAGACGAGGGCCAGTATTCAAAGTTTGGACAATCAAATGGCCAGATGGCAACCACAATTAGTCAGCGAGAGGTGCAAAGTTCAGGGAAATTACCCTCTCAAACGGTAGTAAATCCAAGAGAAAATACAACTGCAATCATTTTGAGAAGTGGTAAAGAGGTTGAGATTCCAGTGAAGGCAGCACCTGCATCGTCGAAACAAGAAAAGGAGATAAACGTCATTGCAGACAGGAACGTTCCCAATGACGATGACTTACCTAAGTGTAAATTTTCACCTCTTTCTGATTATAAACCAGTACCTGTTTTTCCTCAGGCTTTAGCAGAATCTAGTAAAGATGAGcaaaataaagatttatatgaGACTTTTCATAGATATGAG AACAAGTACCTCATTAGGAAACAGAAACTTAAAGGATGTGAGAAGGTGAGAGTAGGGGAGAATGTTTCTGCAGTTATTCAAAGAAAACTCCATGCGAAGTGCAAAGATCCAGGTATATTTACTATCCCTTGGACAATAGGTAACACTAGATTTGAGAAGGCCGTGATAGATTTAGGAGCTTCTATTAATGTCATGCCATATTCTCTATATGCTTCTTTGAAACTTGGACCTTTGAATAAAATTGGTGTTGTGATTCAATTGGCTAATAGATCTAATGCCTATCCTAAGGGTGTACTTGAGGATGTTCTTGTGCAAATTAATGATTTGGTTTTCCCTACTGATTTCTATATGCTTGATATGGAAAATGGTGATCAAATTGCCCCTATTTTGTTAGGAAGACCATTCTTAAAGACATCCAAGACCAAGATAGATGTTCATAGTGGTACACTTACCAAGGAATTTGATGGTGAAATTgttaagtttaatatttatgatgtcATGAAATATGTTGGTGATGATAATCTTGTTTgttctattgatgtgattgattaTTTAGTACAAgaagtttttgaacttgataGAAAAAATGGATTGGAAGTTTTCATTAGTAAGCATCTtgagaaagagaatgaggagTTAGCCTTGAGTACTGATTTGCAGAAAACTATTGCAGCGTTGAATGATTTTCCAAAGTTATAG
- the LOC108993452 gene encoding uncharacterized protein LOC108993452 encodes MDSTFTKERLDRDVANLQWSEIFCDRMVEALTVSQSDHKALLLDLRQQNFVYKKKRRVFRFEAKWTRDEERVSVVERAWMRAEIDQNPGRNIQGKLNSCEGGLIRWSKSREKEAALILKQKTERLKREQENEGPHNGELIRKLQEEMGSLLEQEDLKWRQRAKKTWYQLGDKNTKFFHSYATHRRKKNLIKEIKTLKVEW; translated from the coding sequence ATGGATAGTACTTTTACCAAGGAGAGGCTTGATAGGGATGTTGCTAACCTCCAATGGTCTGAAATTTTTTGTGATAGAATGGTGGAAGCACTGACAGTATCTCAATCAGACCATAAGGCATTACTGCTAGACTTGAGACAAcaaaattttgtgtataaaaagaaaagaagggtATTTAGATTTGAAGCAAAGTGGACAAGGGATGAGGAGAGAGTATCTGTGGTAGAAAGGGCGTGGATGAGGGCTGAAATAGATCAAAATCCAGGTAGAAATATTCAAGGAAAGCTTAATAGTTGTGAAGGAGGCTTAATTAGGTGGAGTAAGTCAAGAGAGAAAGAGGCTGCTTTGATTTTGAAGCAGAAAACCGAGAGGTTGAAGAGGGAACAAGAAAATGAGGGGCCACATAATGGTGAACTAATTAGAAAGCTACAAGAGGAGATGGGGTCTTTGTTGGAGCAGGAAGATTTAAAATGGAGACAAAGAGCTAAGAAAACATGGTATCAATTGGGTGACAAAAACACCAAATTTTTCCACTCATATGCTACTCATAGGAGGAAAAAGAACCtgataaaggaaataaaaacgTTGAAGGTAGAATGGTGA